One window of the Deinococcus depolymerans genome contains the following:
- a CDS encoding TatD family hydrolase, with amino-acid sequence MIDSHTHLDYIDDPAGARGELGLNAMVCIGASPQHARNAVALAEQFEDVYATVGLHPTDTDEDSPDARAQIEALAGHPRVVGIGESGLDDYWDDTKRAAQVSAFEWQLDLARRSGKVLVIHTRDKAGQDSAHRGVMDVLRAWPDVPVILHCFSGHPELLRFGLERGEHTYFGFAGNTTYRNAQEIQAAARDLPLPRMLLETDAPFLSPVPKRGKPNRPGYVRHTLEFIAALRGLSPAELEAATDANTRRAYRLPLT; translated from the coding sequence ATGATCGACTCTCACACCCACCTGGATTACATCGACGATCCGGCCGGCGCGCGCGGCGAACTGGGCCTGAACGCCATGGTCTGCATCGGCGCCAGCCCCCAGCACGCCCGGAACGCCGTGGCGCTGGCCGAGCAGTTTGAAGACGTGTACGCCACGGTCGGCCTGCACCCCACCGACACCGACGAGGACAGCCCGGACGCCCGCGCGCAGATCGAGGCGCTCGCCGGGCACCCGCGCGTGGTGGGCATCGGCGAGAGCGGCCTGGACGACTACTGGGACGACACGAAACGCGCCGCGCAGGTGTCGGCGTTCGAGTGGCAGCTGGACCTCGCGCGGCGCAGCGGGAAGGTGCTGGTCATTCACACGCGGGACAAGGCCGGGCAGGACAGCGCCCATCGGGGCGTGATGGACGTGCTGCGCGCGTGGCCGGACGTGCCGGTGATCCTGCACTGCTTCAGCGGGCACCCGGAACTGCTGCGCTTCGGCCTGGAGCGCGGCGAGCACACGTACTTCGGGTTCGCGGGGAACACCACGTACAGGAACGCGCAGGAGATCCAGGCGGCGGCCCGCGACCTGCCCCTGCCCCGGATGCTGCTGGAAACCGACGCGCCCTTCCTGTCCCCCGTACCCAAACGCGGCAAGCCCAACCGGCCCGGTTACGTGCGCCACACGCTGGAGTTCATCGCGGCCCTGCGCGGCCTGAGCCCCGCCGAACTGGAAGCCGCGACGGACGCGAACACCCGCCGCGCCTACCGTCTGCCACTGACCTGA
- a CDS encoding LptA/OstA family protein: MMNRTKTLSLLALLTVTAPVLAQADATNRLITIQGGPRGDVRNGPLTFTGSPVKAKVSTLNIEASQAVLAAPKGTPLIEAKGKRTANFTGTVKVTRGRLTASGSALAYDETTGQGVLSGNASATFVPEKKEDGDTVTIKAAQMSLDVDNNVSTSTGGVTLSTGTQDGQAEKLVFDEDRELAQLTGKPSLTRAARGNQKELVITGQEVRALTKTKTLYVRGSVKLVQGTTTTTGDAVYYDDRRNVAYVVGNAVSVDSKSKVTVKAPASGYLEQRTDLGRVRALNSAYKVPAEQFKLRGEK; encoded by the coding sequence ATGATGAACCGCACCAAGACCCTGTCCCTGCTGGCCCTCCTGACCGTCACCGCGCCCGTGCTGGCGCAGGCCGACGCCACCAACCGCCTGATCACCATCCAGGGCGGCCCGCGTGGCGACGTGCGTAACGGACCCCTGACCTTCACCGGCAGTCCCGTGAAGGCGAAGGTCAGCACCCTGAACATTGAGGCCTCGCAGGCCGTGCTGGCCGCGCCCAAGGGCACGCCGCTGATCGAGGCGAAAGGCAAACGCACCGCGAACTTCACCGGCACCGTGAAGGTCACGCGCGGCCGCCTGACCGCCAGCGGCAGCGCCCTCGCGTACGACGAGACGACCGGGCAGGGCGTCCTGAGCGGCAACGCCAGCGCCACCTTCGTCCCCGAGAAGAAGGAGGACGGCGACACCGTCACCATCAAGGCCGCGCAGATGAGCCTGGACGTGGACAACAACGTGTCCACCAGCACGGGCGGCGTGACCCTCTCCACCGGCACGCAGGACGGACAGGCCGAGAAACTGGTGTTCGACGAGGACCGCGAACTGGCCCAGCTGACCGGCAAACCCAGCCTGACCCGCGCCGCCCGGGGCAACCAGAAGGAACTGGTCATCACCGGCCAGGAGGTCCGCGCGCTCACCAAGACCAAGACGCTGTACGTGCGCGGCAGCGTGAAACTCGTGCAGGGCACCACCACCACCACCGGCGACGCCGTGTACTACGACGACCGCAGGAACGTGGCATACGTGGTCGGGAACGCCGTCAGCGTGGACAGCAAGAGCAAGGTGACCGTCAAGGCCCCCGCCAGCGGTTACCTGGAGCAGCGCACCGACCTGGGCCGCGTGCGCGCCCTGAACTCGGCGTACAAGGTTCCGGCCGAGCAGTTCAAACTGCGCGGCGAGAAGTAA
- a CDS encoding PadR family transcriptional regulator: MNAREQLRLLILAVLDRQPEHGYAIAQAINTRSEGLLRAREGALYPALHALEAEGLIESQEHEVAGRTRREYRLTDKGRAALARTRRDWQAQVGAVQAVLGGNA, from the coding sequence ATGAACGCCCGCGAGCAACTCCGCCTGCTCATCCTGGCCGTCCTCGACCGCCAGCCCGAACACGGCTACGCCATCGCCCAGGCCATCAACACCCGCAGCGAAGGCCTCCTGCGCGCCCGCGAAGGCGCCCTCTACCCCGCCCTGCACGCCCTCGAAGCCGAGGGGCTCATCGAAAGCCAGGAACACGAGGTCGCCGGCCGCACCCGCCGCGAATACCGCCTGACCGACAAGGGCCGCGCCGCGCTGGCCCGCACCCGCCGCGACTGGCAGGCCCAGGTCGGCGCCGTGCAGGCCGTGCTGGGCGGCAACGCATGA